The following DNA comes from Halobacillus litoralis.
TAATCAACATGCTGAGTTTTGGAACGACAACCATAACCAGAATTAAGTTTATCAGCGATCCAATTAGAAGCGCTGGAACTAGAGTATAGTAAAAAGGTGCACTCATCAAAAAGTAAAAAGGAAGAGGCAGCAAGAGGCTGTTTCCCACCCAGAAGAAAATCAATCCGATCCATTTCTGAATTGAGTAAAGATAAGAGAAACCAGCGTAAAGAAGCGCCATTCCCCCGGCAATTAAAAGGTGGAAAATCCCCAGTGGGAAACCGCCTGTTAAGGCAGACATAAAATGTCCAAGGCCTCCAACTACGGCTCCCCCTAATGGCCCTAAGATGATGGATGCAGCCAAGGCAGGCGCAGCATCGAGGGCAACACTTCCAAGGCCGACAGGGATTTTGATAAAGCTTCCGACTGCTGAAAGAGAGATAAACAAAGCCAAAAGTACAAAACGCTTCATCGCTTATCCTTTTTCTTTGTTTTACCGCGGAAAACTTCTTCACTTCGTATGTATTCTACATCAGAATGGCCATTGACATAATTGATATAGCGGCTCACAGCGAAGAAGTAATCGGATAGTCGATTTAAATACCTTAAACATACTTCAGGTGCCTCTTCTATTTTTTTCAAAGTAACAACAAGACGTTCCGCTCTCCTTGTAACGGTTCGCGCAATATGGATGGTCGCTGCGGCCTCGGATCCTCCTGGAAGAATGAATCGCTTTAATTCAGGCGTTTCTTTAATATAAGCATCCATTCGTTCTTCTAGCCATAGAATGCTTTTCTCCTCTAGTTTAAGCTTCCTGTTCGATTTTTTATTGGCTAAATCCCCACCGCAGTCAAAAAGTTCATGCTGAATTCGCTCCAGTTCTTGATCCAATTGCTTCAATTTTTCGTTTGACAGGTTTAACTCTGTCCGGGCTTTTCCGACAAAACTATTTGCTTCATCAACCGTGCCATACGCTTCAACACGAACATCATCTTTGTCTACACGGCCACCGATCACACTCGTCTGTCCCTTATCTCCCGTTTTTGTATAAAGTCTCATTACGTATTCCTCCCTGTTATTTTAATTTTTCGCCTAACCCAAACCAAATGAGATAAGCATTATCTGCCTGCTTCATCACCGTTTGGAATAGAAATCCCGT
Coding sequences within:
- a CDS encoding ECF transporter S component; translation: MKRFVLLALFISLSAVGSFIKIPVGLGSVALDAAPALAASIILGPLGGAVVGGLGHFMSALTGGFPLGIFHLLIAGGMALLYAGFSYLYSIQKWIGLIFFWVGNSLLLPLPFYFLMSAPFYYTLVPALLIGSLINLILVMVVVPKLSMLIRSTKEVAKP
- a CDS encoding cob(I)yrinic acid a,c-diamide adenosyltransferase is translated as MRLYTKTGDKGQTSVIGGRVDKDDVRVEAYGTVDEANSFVGKARTELNLSNEKLKQLDQELERIQHELFDCGGDLANKKSNRKLKLEEKSILWLEERMDAYIKETPELKRFILPGGSEAAATIHIARTVTRRAERLVVTLKKIEEAPEVCLRYLNRLSDYFFAVSRYINYVNGHSDVEYIRSEEVFRGKTKKKDKR